The following proteins come from a genomic window of Rutidosis leptorrhynchoides isolate AG116_Rl617_1_P2 chromosome 10, CSIRO_AGI_Rlap_v1, whole genome shotgun sequence:
- the LOC139870829 gene encoding serine/threonine-protein phosphatase PP1 isozyme 2-like: MAQGIDPALLDDIINRLLEFRQARTVRQVQLSESEIRQLCAAAREIFLQQPNLLELEAPIKICGDIHGQYGDLLRLFEYGGFPPDANYLFLGDYVDRGKQSLETICLLLAYKIKYPENFFLLRGNHECASINRIYGFYDECKRRFNVRLWKQFTDCFNCLPVAALIDDKILCMHGGLSPDLTNLDQIRNLSRPTDVPDTGLLCDLLWSDPNRDVKGWGMNDRGVSYTFGADKVAEFLMQHDMDLVCRAHQVVEDGYEFFADRQLVTIFSAPNYCGEFDNAGAMMSVDESLMCSFQILKPADRKPRFL; this comes from the exons ATGGCTCAGGGAATAGACCCTGCGTTACTTGATGATATCATCAATCGGTTATTAGAGTTCCGGCAAGCAAGAACCGTCCGGCAGGTTCAGTTATCGGAATCGGAGATTCGCCAGCTGTGTGCTGCTGCTAGAGAAATTTTTCTTCAACAACCGAATCTTCTAGAACTCGAAGCTCCTATTAAGATCTGCG GTGACATTCATGGGCAATATGGTGATCTCTTAAGGTTGTTTGAATATGGCGGTTTTCCTCCCGATGCAAATTATTTGTTCCTAGGGGATTACGTCGATCGTGGCAAACAAAGTTTGGAAACCATATGCCTTTTGCTTGCATACAAAATCAAATATCCCGAAAACTTCTTCCTTTTAAGAGGAAACCACGAATGTGCTTCCATCAATAGGATCTATGGATTCTATGATGAATGTAAACGAAGATTCAATGTTAGACTCTGGAAACAATTTACAGATTGTTTTAATTGTCTTCCTGTTGCTGCTCTTATAGATGACAAAATACTATGTATGCATGGTGGTCTTTCGCCTGACCTAACGAATCTTGATCAAATAAGGAACTTGTCTCGTCCAACTGATGTTCCGGATACTGGTTTGCTTTGTGATTTACTTTGGTCAGATCCGAATAGAGATGTTAAAGGTTGGGGAATGAACGATAGGGGTGTGTCGTATACGTTTGGTGCAGATAAAGTAGCAGAGTTTCTAATGCAGCATGATATGGACCTTGTTTGTCGTGCTCATCAG GTTgtagaagatgggtatgaattcTTTGCTGATAGACAGCTTGTTACCATATTCTCTGCCCCAAACTACTGCGGTGAATTCGATAATGCTGGTGCAATGATGAGTGTTGATGAGAGCTTAATGTGTTCTTTCCAAATCTTGAAGCCTGCTGATCGAAAACCTAGATTTTTGTGA